A single region of the Actinomycetota bacterium genome encodes:
- a CDS encoding HAD family hydrolase, which produces MSARAVFFDVGETLVDETRFWTIWARLLNVPPLTLFGVLGGVIERGEDHRRAYDIVAPGVDRAALEPAYAAAGGTQIRPDDFYPDALACLAEVKQRGWLLGISGNTATWVEDALRAADVPADVVASSASWGVEKPSPDFFGRVVASAGLPPDRIAYVGDRLDNDVLPAARAGMTGVFLKRGPWGHLHALRPEAATADLALDSLDELCVRLERRWATGAGGSGRA; this is translated from the coding sequence ATGTCCGCCAGAGCCGTGTTTTTCGACGTGGGCGAGACGCTGGTGGACGAGACCAGATTCTGGACGATCTGGGCCCGGTTGCTGAACGTCCCCCCGCTGACGCTGTTCGGCGTCCTAGGCGGGGTGATCGAGCGGGGCGAGGACCACCGGCGCGCGTACGACATTGTCGCGCCGGGCGTGGACCGCGCGGCCCTGGAGCCGGCGTACGCCGCGGCCGGCGGAACGCAGATCCGTCCAGATGACTTCTACCCCGACGCGCTGGCCTGCCTGGCGGAGGTCAAACAGCGTGGATGGCTGCTGGGGATCTCCGGCAACACAGCCACGTGGGTGGAGGACGCGCTGCGGGCCGCCGACGTGCCGGCAGACGTGGTGGCGTCGTCGGCGTCGTGGGGGGTGGAGAAGCCGTCCCCGGACTTCTTCGGCCGCGTCGTCGCCTCAGCGGGACTCCCGCCGGACCGCATCGCCTACGTCGGCGACCGGCTGGACAACGATGTGCTCCCCGCGGCCCGCGCGGGCATGACGGGTGTGTTCCTGAAGCGGGGGCCGTGGGGTCACCTGCACGCGCTGCGACCGGAGGCCGCCACCGCCGACCTCGCACTGGACTCGCTGGACGAGTTGTGCGTCCGGCTCGAGCGCCGGTGGGCTACAGGCGCAGGCGGTTCGGGCCGGGCATAG
- a CDS encoding alpha/beta family hydrolase: protein MTRSVRFDWDKGTVEGLVDEASGARARLVLGHGAGAGMSHPFMAAVAEKLAARGIEVVRFNFPYMQSGRKSPGPAAEAESCFTSVLESLADGLPTFAGGKSYGGRMASHVAASGAPMEGLVFLGYPLHPPGRTDKIRDAHLESVPVPMLFVQGTKDTFAQPDLLRRVLSRLPTATLMEVGGGDHSFKVGRRPASEVLDEVCDGVAAFADKALGDGVRGA, encoded by the coding sequence GTGACGCGGAGCGTCCGGTTCGACTGGGACAAGGGCACCGTCGAAGGTCTGGTGGACGAGGCGTCCGGCGCGAGGGCCAGGCTCGTTCTTGGACACGGAGCGGGGGCCGGGATGTCCCACCCGTTCATGGCGGCGGTGGCGGAGAAGCTCGCTGCGCGCGGCATCGAGGTGGTGCGTTTCAACTTCCCCTACATGCAGTCCGGACGAAAGTCGCCCGGACCCGCGGCGGAGGCCGAGTCGTGCTTCACGTCGGTCCTGGAGTCGCTGGCCGATGGGCTGCCCACGTTCGCGGGGGGAAAGTCCTACGGGGGCCGGATGGCCTCGCATGTCGCGGCGTCCGGGGCGCCGATGGAGGGGCTCGTGTTCCTGGGATACCCGCTACACCCACCCGGCCGCACGGACAAGATCCGGGACGCGCACCTGGAGTCCGTTCCCGTCCCCATGCTGTTCGTCCAGGGAACCAAGGACACGTTCGCCCAGCCGGACCTTCTTCGCCGGGTGTTGTCGCGTCTTCCGACCGCGACGCTGATGGAGGTTGGAGGCGGCGACCACTCCTTCAAAGTGGGCCGGCGCCCCGCGTCCGAGGTTCTGGACGAGGTCTGTGACGGGGTGGCTGCGTTCGCGGACAAGGCACTCGGCGACGGAGTGCGCGGCGCATGA